Proteins encoded in a region of the Hyphomicrobiales bacterium genome:
- the gltA gene encoding citrate synthase, protein MSDKKAQLTIDGKTIEFNISDGVVGPSVIDISSLYAKTGMFTYDPGFTSTASCDSQITFIDGNKGQLLHRGYSIEELAIEGDFLETCYLLLYGDLPNKPEKDDFVARVTYHTMIHEQMSRLFTGFRRDAHPMAIMCGVVGALSAFYHDSTDITDPHQRMIASLRMIAKMPTIAAMAYKYHVGQPFVYPRNDLSYTGNFLRMCFAVPCEEYEVNPILARAMDRIFILHADHEQNASTSTVRLAGSSGANPFACIAAGIACLWGPAHGGANEAALKMLEEIGTKDQIPEYIRRAKDKEDPFRLMGFGHRVYKNYDPRAKIMQTTTHEVLNSLGIKDDPLLEVAMELEHIALTDEYFIEKKLYPNIDFYSGITLKALGFPTSMFTVLFALARTVGWIAQWKEMVEDPSQRIGRPRQLYTGSAPRQYQKLDERS, encoded by the coding sequence ATGTCCGATAAAAAGGCACAACTCACAATTGATGGTAAAACTATCGAATTTAATATCAGTGACGGTGTAGTAGGACCAAGCGTTATCGATATTTCGTCCCTCTATGCGAAAACAGGAATGTTCACATATGATCCAGGCTTCACCTCTACAGCTTCATGTGATTCTCAAATAACCTTTATTGATGGCAATAAAGGCCAGTTATTGCATCGTGGTTATTCCATTGAAGAGCTGGCGATCGAAGGTGATTTTCTAGAAACTTGTTACCTTCTCCTTTATGGTGACTTGCCCAACAAGCCAGAGAAGGATGATTTTGTTGCTCGAGTGACATATCACACGATGATACACGAACAGATGTCACGTCTCTTCACTGGTTTCCGTCGTGATGCTCACCCAATGGCTATCATGTGTGGCGTGGTTGGTGCGCTTTCAGCTTTTTATCATGACAGCACTGATATCACTGATCCTCATCAGCGTATGATCGCCTCCTTACGTATGATTGCAAAAATGCCAACAATTGCGGCGATGGCTTACAAATATCACGTAGGTCAACCCTTTGTTTATCCGCGCAATGACCTTAGTTATACAGGTAATTTCTTGCGCATGTGTTTTGCCGTTCCATGCGAAGAATATGAAGTTAATCCTATTCTTGCACGCGCAATGGATCGCATATTTATTCTTCACGCAGACCACGAACAAAACGCTTCGACATCGACAGTGCGCTTGGCTGGTTCTTCTGGTGCTAATCCATTTGCCTGTATCGCTGCCGGTATTGCTTGTTTGTGGGGCCCTGCCCACGGTGGAGCCAATGAAGCTGCTCTAAAAATGCTTGAGGAAATTGGTACAAAAGACCAAATTCCTGAGTATATTCGTCGAGCAAAAGATAAAGAAGACCCGTTCCGTCTGATGGGTTTTGGTCACCGTGTTTATAAAAACTATGATCCACGCGCCAAAATCATGCAAACCACAACCCACGAAGTACTTAATAGCCTTGGCATCAAAGATGACCCGCTACTCGAAGTTGCTATGGAATTAGAACATATTGCTTTAACGGATGAATATTTCATCGAGAAAAAACTCTATCCAAATATTGACTTCTACTCCGGTATAACACTGAAAGCTCTCGGCTTCCCGACATCCATGTTCACTGTACTGTTTGCTCTTGCACGTACAGTCGGCTGGATTGCCCAGTGGAAAGAAATGGTTGAAGATCCATCACAGCGTATAGGGCGTCCGCGTCAACTCTATACCGGTTCAGCGCCACGCCAATACCAAAAGTTAGACGAACGCAGCTGA
- the queA gene encoding tRNA preQ1(34) S-adenosylmethionine ribosyltransferase-isomerase QueA, which translates to MRVDLFNFDLPDEAIALRPARPRDSAKMLGINPHSDIPVSDHGVMDLPTFLREGDALVFNDTKVIPAQLSGIRRRGGPKGAIEAKIDLTLHLRSAPHQWKAFARPAKKLQTGDTLHFGDLMAEVMEKGEAGEVILNFDCKGAALDEAIALVGHVPLPPYISGKRGKDEHDLEDYQTIYASKPGAVAAPTAGLHTTERLLDAAKSKGVSLHYLTLHVGAGTFLPVKVDDTETHKMHAEIGVVSEETARALNDVRAQGGRIIAVGTTSLRLLESATNEQGIVQPFAGETDIFITPGYKFRAVDMLMTNFHLPKSTLFMLVSAFCGIDLMKAAYDHAIQTGYRFYSYGDASLLWRADLNEELR; encoded by the coding sequence ATGCGCGTTGATCTGTTTAATTTTGATTTGCCAGATGAGGCCATTGCTCTTCGCCCCGCTAGACCCCGCGATAGCGCCAAAATGCTTGGCATAAATCCGCATAGTGATATTCCTGTCAGTGATCATGGTGTGATGGATTTGCCCACTTTTTTACGAGAGGGTGATGCGCTTGTATTCAACGATACCAAAGTTATACCAGCTCAATTATCTGGTATCCGGCGTCGAGGCGGGCCAAAGGGTGCCATTGAAGCAAAGATTGATCTAACGCTTCACCTACGATCAGCTCCACACCAATGGAAAGCTTTCGCGCGCCCTGCAAAAAAGCTGCAAACTGGCGACACACTGCATTTTGGTGACCTCATGGCTGAGGTAATGGAAAAGGGCGAAGCGGGCGAGGTTATATTAAATTTTGACTGTAAAGGCGCAGCCCTTGATGAGGCCATAGCGCTTGTGGGTCATGTGCCTCTGCCACCTTATATTTCTGGTAAACGTGGAAAAGATGAACACGACCTTGAAGATTACCAAACTATTTATGCAAGCAAGCCCGGAGCAGTGGCAGCACCGACTGCGGGTCTTCACACCACAGAGCGGTTGCTTGACGCGGCCAAATCGAAGGGTGTTTCGCTGCATTATTTAACCTTGCATGTGGGGGCAGGTACTTTTTTGCCTGTTAAAGTTGATGATACTGAAACACATAAAATGCATGCGGAAATTGGTGTTGTGAGTGAAGAGACAGCAAGAGCGCTGAATGATGTTCGTGCACAAGGCGGGCGGATTATTGCGGTTGGTACAACGAGCTTACGGCTTCTTGAAAGTGCCACCAATGAGCAAGGAATCGTTCAGCCTTTCGCAGGTGAGACAGATATTTTCATCACGCCAGGGTATAAATTCCGTGCGGTCGATATGTTGATGACAAATTTTCATTTGCCAAAATCCACACTCTTTATGTTGGTCTCAGCCTTTTGCGGAATTGATTTGATGAAAGCAGCTTATGACCATGCAATTCAAACAGGCTACCGTTTTTATTCCTATGGTGATGCTTCTTTGTTATGGCGGGCTGACTTAAACGAAGAATTGCGATAA
- a CDS encoding ComEC/Rec2 family competence protein has translation MGIKEQKDKKKDAASDIKRERFGLAYRGVGLHRRLSFRLIDWFSLNIVKEIRLAEPLVWMTCLFLVGIALYFAAPSEPHLMTIVLLLTGVSVLLWRWRFEGLRFYGIGAIFALMGGFTIATFHTHWSDPSIIDRKYSVSLEGTVQNYEKRADGSKRLVIGDIALKSTREGLVMPKRIRVRVLAKGFTAKPGDRLAFRAEIGPPPGPVMPSGYDFARDMFFKGIGATGFVFGTPKIVPARQSGSMLILSSTTKWRAAISGRISNAFEANGQAQFQGVAAALLVGERGNIEPEIREAFVVSGLAHLLAISGLHMALVMTFIIFATRGVLALNVRWSLHYSIRNIATYAGLGTGFIYFLLSGGSVSATRAFIMVSIMALAMLFGRRAISVRNIALACLLILLLSPFALIGPGFQMSFAATLCLVAFASYWLGRSTLNAGNITIPSWLLLNAKRYFLGLIITSLLAGISTGLFAAFHFHRIAPLGLVANLIGVPIFASLVMPFGFLGLALMPFGYEALPFKVMGLGIDIIVQVADQIGTYTGAYAATGALNSKAFLLLSAALILLCVMKSQLRLLLIPVFALGFWALPVTSRPHVLIAEDGKTVAVRTNGDELVVSGARAGRFEQKVWRAGLGLHKDQKPSDKINKPFCDDFGCVFQFQDKIIAHVKHPSGFYEDCRRADIVISQFSAPRYCEQSALVIDRYRLKAGGAHSVYIKKTHGVKNKSADEIFIVKSSIPAIKRPWHNHYQSKNR, from the coding sequence TTGGGGATCAAAGAGCAGAAAGACAAGAAGAAAGATGCTGCGAGCGACATCAAGCGTGAACGGTTTGGTCTAGCATATCGCGGCGTTGGTCTTCATCGTCGCTTGTCTTTTCGTTTGATCGATTGGTTTTCTCTGAATATTGTAAAAGAGATACGCCTTGCCGAGCCTTTGGTATGGATGACCTGCCTTTTCTTAGTTGGCATTGCGCTTTATTTTGCGGCTCCAAGTGAGCCTCACTTGATGACAATTGTGCTGTTGCTTACGGGCGTTAGTGTCCTTTTATGGCGTTGGCGGTTTGAGGGGCTGCGTTTTTATGGGATAGGTGCGATTTTCGCACTCATGGGTGGTTTTACAATCGCTACCTTTCATACGCATTGGTCAGATCCGTCGATCATTGATCGAAAATATAGCGTATCGCTTGAGGGAACCGTTCAAAATTACGAGAAAAGAGCTGATGGATCGAAGCGGCTTGTAATCGGTGATATTGCTTTAAAAAGCACACGCGAAGGGCTTGTTATGCCAAAGCGCATTCGAGTGCGGGTCTTGGCTAAAGGCTTTACCGCGAAGCCCGGCGACCGTTTAGCCTTTCGTGCCGAAATTGGTCCACCACCGGGGCCGGTCATGCCAAGCGGATATGATTTCGCCCGTGATATGTTTTTTAAAGGCATCGGGGCTACGGGTTTTGTTTTTGGAACCCCTAAAATAGTGCCCGCTAGACAGTCTGGTTCAATGCTAATTCTGTCTTCAACGACAAAATGGCGCGCGGCAATCTCAGGCCGCATCTCAAACGCCTTTGAGGCAAATGGACAAGCGCAATTCCAAGGCGTTGCAGCCGCTCTTTTGGTTGGAGAGAGGGGTAATATAGAACCAGAAATTCGTGAGGCATTTGTGGTCTCTGGTCTTGCTCATTTATTGGCTATTTCGGGGTTACATATGGCGCTGGTAATGACATTCATCATCTTTGCTACACGAGGCGTATTGGCTCTTAATGTACGATGGTCTTTGCATTATTCAATTCGAAATATTGCAACTTACGCAGGTCTTGGGACAGGATTTATCTATTTTCTTTTGTCAGGTGGGAGCGTTTCGGCAACGCGGGCCTTCATCATGGTAAGTATTATGGCTTTGGCTATGCTTTTTGGTCGCCGCGCCATTTCTGTTCGAAATATTGCATTGGCATGTTTGTTGATATTGTTGCTGTCACCTTTTGCACTGATCGGTCCAGGGTTTCAAATGTCTTTCGCGGCCACGCTGTGTCTGGTAGCTTTTGCTTCTTATTGGCTTGGTAGATCGACCTTAAATGCAGGTAATATAACTATTCCTAGCTGGTTGCTTTTAAACGCCAAACGTTACTTTTTGGGTTTGATTATCACATCACTTCTCGCGGGTATTTCGACGGGGCTATTTGCTGCGTTCCATTTCCATCGCATAGCTCCTTTGGGGCTTGTGGCAAATTTGATTGGTGTGCCCATTTTTGCGTCCCTCGTTATGCCATTTGGCTTTTTGGGGCTTGCTTTGATGCCATTTGGTTATGAAGCGCTGCCTTTTAAGGTTATGGGGCTTGGTATCGACATCATTGTGCAAGTCGCAGATCAAATAGGCACATATACGGGTGCATATGCTGCAACCGGTGCGTTAAATTCAAAAGCGTTTTTATTGCTCAGTGCGGCACTTATTTTATTGTGCGTAATGAAATCCCAATTGCGTCTATTGCTTATACCTGTTTTTGCTCTTGGGTTTTGGGCGCTACCGGTCACCTCTCGGCCGCATGTTTTAATTGCTGAAGACGGTAAGACGGTCGCTGTGCGCACTAACGGCGATGAATTGGTTGTCTCTGGGGCGAGGGCAGGGCGGTTTGAGCAAAAGGTTTGGCGCGCAGGCCTTGGTCTACATAAAGACCAGAAGCCTAGTGATAAAATAAACAAGCCATTTTGTGATGACTTTGGGTGTGTGTTTCAATTCCAAGATAAGATTATTGCCCATGTGAAACACCCCTCAGGCTTTTATGAAGATTGCAGACGGGCTGATATCGTCATCTCGCAATTCTCGGCGCCACGATATTGTGAGCAATCAGCTCTTGTCATTGATCGTTATCGCCTGAAAGCAGGGGGTGCGCATAGTGTGTATATAAAGAAAACACATGGCGTGAAAAATAAGAGCGCAGATGAAATCTTTATCGTGAAATCATCGATACCTGCGATAAAACGTCCATGGCACAACCACTATCAATCTAAAAACAGATAG
- the lexA gene encoding transcriptional repressor LexA, whose protein sequence is MLTRKQHELLMFINERLKESGIPPSFDEMKDALDLRSKSGIHRLITALEERGFLRRLPNRARALEILKLPESVTPGLASTQRSTGFSPSVIEGSLGKVPPTPSNNTDETTDAISIPVMGRIAAGTPISAIQEHSHSISVPPDLLSNGEHYALEVRGDSMIEAGVLDGDTVIIKNQNSADNGDIVVALVDEEEATLKRLRRKGASIALEAANPSYETRIFGPDRVKVQGKLVGLIRQY, encoded by the coding sequence ATGTTAACACGCAAACAGCACGAGCTCTTAATGTTCATCAATGAACGTTTGAAGGAATCTGGTATTCCGCCAAGTTTTGATGAAATGAAAGATGCACTTGATTTAAGATCAAAGTCAGGTATCCACCGATTGATTACAGCATTGGAAGAACGCGGTTTTTTACGTCGCCTGCCCAACCGTGCACGGGCGCTTGAGATTTTGAAACTCCCTGAATCTGTAACACCAGGTCTTGCCTCCACTCAACGCTCAACGGGTTTTTCGCCCAGTGTGATTGAAGGCAGCCTTGGTAAAGTGCCTCCAACACCATCTAATAATACAGATGAAACAACGGATGCGATCTCTATTCCTGTTATGGGCCGCATTGCAGCAGGCACTCCAATTTCCGCTATACAAGAGCATTCCCATTCCATCTCCGTCCCACCTGATTTGCTATCAAATGGTGAACATTATGCACTCGAAGTACGTGGCGATTCTATGATTGAGGCTGGTGTTTTAGATGGTGACACAGTCATCATCAAAAATCAGAATTCCGCTGATAATGGCGATATTGTCGTGGCTCTTGTCGATGAAGAAGAAGCCACGCTGAAACGCTTGCGACGCAAAGGTGCTTCCATTGCACTCGAAGCGGCTAATCCTTCCTATGAAACACGAATCTTTGGCCCTGACAGGGTCAAAGTTCAAGGCAAATTAGTAGGCCTTATTCGGCAATATTGA
- a CDS encoding GDP-mannose 4,6-dehydratase → MNALNNLLDSINLKSLVNKSLAMTASLSSVLWNKPPTNLVAIHYQHDPVQTAKTSVIGAINMLGLAKRLGCKIFQASTSEVYGDPSVHPQPEEYWGNVNPIGPRSCYDEGKRCAETLFFDYNRQVGVPVKVARIFNTYGPRMHHADGRVVSNFIVQALNDAPITIYGNGEQTRSFCYVDDLLDGFMRMMDTPDDITGPINLGNPNEFTIGELAKTIIQMTDSQSELLQEPLPINDPKQRKPDISKARELLNWEPTIELKHGLEKTIEYFR, encoded by the coding sequence ATGAACGCACTCAATAATCTGCTTGATAGCATCAACCTTAAATCTTTAGTGAATAAAAGCTTAGCCATGACCGCCTCCTTGTCCTCAGTCTTATGGAACAAGCCGCCTACAAATCTAGTGGCTATTCATTATCAACATGATCCAGTGCAGACGGCAAAAACATCGGTGATCGGCGCCATCAACATGCTTGGACTAGCTAAGCGGTTGGGTTGCAAAATATTTCAAGCCTCAACAAGCGAAGTTTACGGTGACCCAAGTGTTCACCCGCAACCGGAAGAATATTGGGGCAACGTGAACCCAATCGGCCCACGCTCTTGTTATGATGAAGGTAAGCGTTGTGCGGAGACTTTATTCTTTGATTACAATCGTCAAGTAGGTGTGCCGGTCAAGGTTGCACGTATTTTCAATACCTATGGCCCAAGAATGCATCATGCTGATGGCAGGGTCGTTTCAAATTTTATTGTCCAGGCTTTGAATGATGCCCCTATTACAATCTATGGCAATGGAGAACAAACAAGGTCGTTTTGTTATGTTGATGACTTACTTGATGGCTTTATGAGAATGATGGATACACCAGATGACATCACAGGGCCTATTAATCTTGGCAATCCAAACGAATTCACAATTGGTGAATTGGCTAAAACGATCATCCAGATGACTGATAGTCAATCAGAGCTCTTACAGGAGCCACTGCCCATAAATGACCCAAAGCAGCGGAAACCAGACATATCAAAAGCACGAGAATTACTAAATTGGGAGCCAACTATTGAGCTTAAACACGGGCTTGAAAAAACCATCGAGTATTTTAGATAA
- the tgt gene encoding tRNA guanosine(34) transglycosylase Tgt: protein MTTPFSFNLMATDGLARRGEIVTHRGVVGTPAFMPVGTAATVKAMYPNQVRDLGADIVLGNTYHLMLRPGAERVAGLGGLHEFMNWPHPILTDSGGFQVMSLAKLRKLSENGVTFTSHIDGSKHEMTPERSIEIQCLLGSDIQMQLDECVGLPSSEEDIERAMELSLRWAERCKVAFGDRPAQALFGIVQGGDNVLLRERSAKTLADMDFKGYSIGGLAVGEPQEIMMAMLEATCPHLPVEKPRYLMGVGTPDDLLKAVGRGVDMFDCVMPTRAGRHGQAFTKHGKVNLRNARHADDHRPLDETSSCPASSQYSRAYLHHLVRANEALGGMLLTWNNLSYYQDLMQGMRDSIEAGGFADYSATCQSGWEQGDIPVL from the coding sequence ATGACAACACCTTTTTCTTTTAATTTGATGGCAACCGATGGTCTAGCTCGACGCGGTGAAATTGTGACACATCGTGGCGTTGTAGGAACGCCCGCTTTCATGCCAGTTGGGACCGCTGCAACCGTTAAAGCCATGTACCCAAACCAAGTGCGCGATCTTGGCGCGGATATTGTTCTGGGTAACACCTATCATTTGATGTTGCGACCCGGCGCTGAGCGGGTAGCGGGCCTTGGTGGGCTGCATGAGTTTATGAACTGGCCGCATCCAATTTTGACCGATAGCGGCGGCTTTCAGGTGATGTCGCTTGCAAAGTTGAGAAAGCTTTCAGAAAACGGTGTCACATTCACCTCGCATATTGATGGCTCAAAACATGAAATGACGCCTGAACGCTCAATCGAAATCCAGTGCTTGCTTGGTTCTGATATTCAAATGCAACTTGATGAATGTGTTGGTCTTCCTTCGAGTGAAGAAGATATTGAACGCGCAATGGAACTCTCATTGCGGTGGGCTGAGCGCTGTAAAGTGGCTTTTGGTGATAGGCCTGCACAGGCGCTTTTTGGCATTGTGCAAGGCGGTGACAATGTGCTGCTGCGCGAGCGCTCGGCGAAAACTTTGGCGGATATGGATTTCAAAGGCTACTCCATAGGCGGTCTTGCCGTTGGTGAGCCACAAGAAATAATGATGGCGATGCTGGAGGCAACCTGTCCACATCTGCCGGTTGAAAAACCACGTTATTTGATGGGCGTTGGTACGCCAGATGACCTTTTAAAAGCCGTTGGGCGCGGTGTTGATATGTTTGATTGCGTGATGCCAACGCGGGCAGGGCGTCACGGGCAGGCTTTTACAAAGCATGGCAAGGTCAACTTGCGCAATGCGCGCCATGCCGATGATCACCGCCCCCTTGATGAGACATCAAGTTGTCCGGCTTCAAGCCAATATAGCCGCGCTTATCTGCACCATCTTGTTCGTGCGAATGAGGCTTTGGGCGGCATGCTTTTGACATGGAATAATCTCAGCTATTACCAAGACCTGATGCAAGGTATGCGGGATTCTATTGAGGCTGGCGGATTTGCTGATTATAGCGCGACCTGTCAATCAGGTTGGGAGCAGGGCGATATCCCTGTACTTTAA
- the gltX gene encoding glutamate--tRNA ligase, with translation MSKTVVTRFAPSPTGYLHIGGARTALFNWLYAKKHGGKMLLRIEDTDRARSTNEAVEAILDGLSWLGIDWDGEPLSQFARIDRHKQVAEELVAKGRAYHCYASPEELTEMREKARAEGRQPIYDGRWRDRDPSEAPKDITPVIRLKTETEGEIIVNDKVQGEVRIPNKDIDDFIILRSDGTPTYMMAVVVDDHDMEVTHVIRGDDHLTNAARQTALFKAMDWDVPVFAHIPLIHGPDGAKLSKRHGALGAEAYRALGYLPIALKNYLVRLGWAKGDEEIISPENMIEWFGFDGMGKAASRFDFTKLEAVNGHYIRHNNDTDLMDALELMLPEMESGPAIIEALDDEKRAQLLKAMPVLKERAKTLVELIENASFVYESRPLNMNEKAAGLLTDDSRALFVELANDLEALNEWNHDAIDACIRSFAEKSDLKLGKIAQPLRAALTGKTTSPGIFDVADVLGQQEVLLRIRDQAI, from the coding sequence ATGTCCAAAACTGTGGTCACTCGCTTTGCCCCCTCACCCACTGGTTATCTTCATATCGGTGGCGCCCGCACGGCGCTTTTTAATTGGCTCTATGCCAAGAAACATGGCGGCAAAATGCTGCTGCGCATTGAAGATACCGACCGCGCCCGTTCGACAAATGAAGCCGTGGAAGCAATTTTGGATGGATTAAGCTGGCTTGGTATTGACTGGGACGGTGAGCCACTTTCACAATTTGCACGCATCGACCGGCACAAGCAGGTAGCAGAAGAACTTGTGGCAAAGGGTCGTGCATATCATTGTTATGCATCACCAGAAGAACTGACCGAAATGCGCGAGAAAGCACGCGCAGAAGGTCGGCAACCGATTTATGATGGCCGCTGGCGTGATCGTGATCCAAGTGAAGCACCTAAAGACATTACACCCGTTATCCGCTTGAAAACCGAGACCGAAGGCGAGATAATCGTTAATGACAAAGTTCAAGGCGAAGTGCGCATTCCAAATAAGGATATCGATGATTTCATTATCCTGCGCTCAGATGGCACACCAACCTATATGATGGCTGTGGTTGTGGATGACCACGACATGGAAGTCACTCATGTTATCCGAGGGGATGACCACCTGACCAATGCCGCGCGTCAAACCGCGCTGTTCAAAGCGATGGACTGGGATGTACCGGTTTTTGCCCATATCCCGCTTATTCATGGGCCTGATGGCGCAAAACTATCAAAGCGTCACGGTGCCCTTGGGGCAGAAGCCTATCGCGCGCTTGGCTATCTGCCGATTGCCTTGAAAAATTATCTCGTGCGTCTTGGGTGGGCAAAGGGTGACGAAGAAATCATATCACCTGAAAATATGATCGAATGGTTTGGTTTTGATGGCATGGGCAAAGCTGCATCACGATTTGATTTCACTAAACTTGAAGCGGTTAATGGCCATTATATACGCCATAACAATGATACAGATCTAATGGATGCTCTTGAGCTTATGTTGCCAGAAATGGAATCCGGTCCAGCCATCATTGAAGCACTTGATGATGAGAAGCGCGCGCAATTACTCAAAGCCATGCCTGTCTTGAAAGAACGTGCGAAAACACTTGTAGAGCTGATTGAAAACGCCTCTTTCGTCTATGAAAGTCGCCCACTCAATATGAATGAAAAAGCGGCAGGCCTTCTAACTGATGACAGCCGTGCTCTTTTCGTGGAATTGGCCAATGATCTAGAAGCACTTAACGAATGGAACCACGATGCCATCGACGCTTGCATTCGATCTTTTGCTGAGAAGTCAGATCTAAAATTGGGTAAAATTGCACAACCACTTCGAGCAGCTTTAACAGGGAAAACCACATCACCGGGTATATTTGATGTTGCCGATGTTTTGGGACAACAGGAAGTCTTACTAAGAATAAGAGACCAAGCAATATAA
- a CDS encoding NAD(+) synthase, giving the protein MTLGRNFYNLHEHGFVRISTATPLVTVADPISNGKATLDMAKVAHKQNVSLVVFPELGISGYSLDDLFFQDALLDGCLEALESLIKGSEKLTPVLVVGMPLRVRSLLYNVAIVIHRGKILGAVPKMFLPNYREFYENRHFTAGTNRSADTVKIAGQCVPFGNDLIFEADDMPDFSLNIEICEDVWVPVPPSSYAAMAGAHVIANLSASNVTVGKSDYRHALCRVHSARTYSAYLYSAAGRGESTTDLAWDGHAMIYENGELLGESERFSMEPQLITADVDLERLRQERMRHTTFADCAGEYKNRAFRRIEFTLKPDRKKDLGLRRPLDRFPYVPNDNDKLDELCFEAYNIQVAGLAKRLQASGIKKIVVGISGGLDSTQALLVAAQAFDELGLSRKNILAYTLPAFATSKSTKSAAWALMKSLGVSAEEIDMEPVSRQTLEDIKHPFASGKELYDVTFENVQAGARTATLFRLANMHDALVLGTGDLSELALGWCTYGVGDHMSHYNVNGSVSKTLIQHLIRWVAASDRFGTDASSVLYKILDTEISPELVPGDDDEAPSQRTEDFVGPYELQDFNLFHITRFSLRPSKIAFLAMHAWGDLEQGHWPPHMKEEKRNSYDLKTIRKWLRVFLWRFFQTSQFKRSAVPNGPKVASGGSLSPRGDWRAPSDSSAEIWIKELEDNIPK; this is encoded by the coding sequence ATGACCCTTGGTCGTAATTTTTATAATCTTCACGAACATGGATTTGTCCGTATTTCCACGGCCACTCCATTGGTGACAGTTGCTGACCCAATTTCAAACGGCAAAGCCACGCTCGATATGGCAAAAGTGGCCCATAAACAAAATGTAAGTCTCGTCGTCTTTCCCGAACTCGGTATCAGCGGTTATTCACTGGATGATTTATTCTTTCAAGACGCCCTCCTTGATGGCTGTCTTGAGGCATTGGAGAGCTTGATTAAGGGCAGTGAGAAGCTTACGCCCGTTTTAGTGGTTGGTATGCCGCTGCGAGTGCGCTCTCTTCTCTACAATGTTGCAATTGTTATTCATCGCGGCAAAATTCTTGGTGCTGTGCCAAAAATGTTTTTGCCAAATTACCGTGAGTTTTATGAAAACCGCCACTTTACTGCTGGCACAAATCGCAGTGCCGATACGGTTAAAATCGCCGGACAATGCGTGCCTTTTGGCAATGACTTGATTTTTGAAGCTGATGACATGCCTGATTTCAGTCTGAACATTGAAATCTGCGAAGATGTTTGGGTACCTGTTCCTCCCTCTTCTTATGCTGCTATGGCAGGCGCCCATGTAATTGCAAATCTATCTGCCAGCAATGTCACTGTTGGAAAATCTGACTACCGCCATGCCTTATGTCGAGTACATTCAGCGCGTACCTATTCTGCCTATCTTTATTCGGCGGCTGGGCGCGGTGAATCCACCACCGATCTCGCTTGGGATGGCCACGCCATGATTTATGAAAATGGCGAGCTGCTTGGCGAGAGCGAGCGCTTTTCAATGGAACCGCAACTCATCACGGCCGATGTAGATCTTGAACGCTTACGCCAAGAACGTATGCGGCACACAACCTTCGCTGATTGTGCAGGTGAATATAAAAACCGCGCGTTCAGACGTATTGAGTTCACGCTCAAACCTGATCGCAAAAAAGATTTGGGCCTGCGCCGCCCTCTCGATCGCTTTCCTTACGTGCCCAATGACAATGATAAACTCGATGAATTGTGTTTTGAGGCCTATAATATTCAAGTAGCTGGCCTTGCCAAACGGCTCCAAGCTAGCGGTATTAAAAAGATTGTGGTTGGTATTTCAGGCGGGCTGGATTCAACACAAGCCCTCTTAGTTGCCGCACAAGCTTTTGATGAGCTAGGCCTTAGCCGCAAAAACATCCTTGCCTATACATTGCCTGCCTTTGCCACCTCAAAATCAACCAAGAGCGCCGCATGGGCCTTGATGAAAAGCCTTGGGGTGAGCGCAGAAGAAATAGACATGGAACCGGTGAGCCGGCAAACACTTGAAGATATCAAACATCCTTTCGCATCAGGCAAAGAGCTCTATGATGTGACTTTTGAAAATGTGCAGGCGGGTGCACGTACAGCCACCCTATTCCGGCTTGCTAATATGCATGATGCGCTTGTGCTTGGAACAGGCGACCTATCAGAACTGGCGCTTGGTTGGTGCACCTATGGTGTTGGCGATCATATGAGCCATTACAACGTCAATGGCTCTGTTTCCAAAACACTAATTCAACACCTCATCAGATGGGTTGCAGCCTCTGATCGGTTTGGCACGGATGCATCGAGCGTTCTTTATAAAATTTTGGACACTGAAATATCACCCGAGCTTGTGCCTGGTGATGATGATGAGGCACCAAGCCAGCGCACCGAGGACTTTGTTGGGCCTTATGAACTTCAAGATTTCAACTTATTCCATATTACGCGGTTCTCTTTGCGCCCCTCAAAAATCGCGTTTCTGGCGATGCATGCATGGGGTGATTTAGAACAAGGCCATTGGCCACCGCATATGAAAGAAGAAAAGCGTAATAGCTATGATTTGAAAACCATTCGCAAATGGCTGCGTGTGTTTTTGTGGCGCTTTTTTCAAACGAGCCAGTTCAAAAGATCGGCCGTACCTAATGGTCCTAAAGTCGCGTCAGGCGGATCCCTCTCACCAAGAGGCGACTGGCGCGCTCCATCAGATAGTTCTGCGGAAATATGGATTAAAGAACTAGAAGATAACATACCAAAATAA